The proteins below come from a single Tachypleus tridentatus isolate NWPU-2018 chromosome 13, ASM421037v1, whole genome shotgun sequence genomic window:
- the Pfdn1 gene encoding prefoldin subunit 1 isoform X1, translating to MTRWLGYLICNVHVPILPHMLALSAVETLNGDGQSHYWLAFQELQTKMIETTQKLKMSDIQIESLKKTIQHAKLTDSEILSLPADTRMYQGLGRTFLLTTPQDIKKDIEEKIKTSDEKIKNLESNKVYLEKSLKESEDNLREMIAQKQKGH from the exons atgaccaggtggttaggatactTGATTTGCAATGTTCATGTACCTATCTTGccacacatgcttgccctttcagctgtggagacattAAATGGTGATGGTCAGTCACACTATTGGTTG GCTTTCCAGGAGCTACAAACAAAAATGATTGAGACTACACAGAAACTGAAAATGTCTGATATTCAAATTGAGAGTTTGAAGAAAACTATTCAACATGCTAAATTAACAGATAGTGAAATATTAAGTTTACCAGCAGATACTAGGATGTATCAAGGCTTAGGAAGAAC gTTTCTACTAACTACTCCCCAAGATATCAAGAAAGATATTGAAGAAAAAATCAAGACATCAGATGAAAAGATTAAGAACTTAGAG AGTAACAAGGTTTACTTAGAGAAGAGCTTAAAAGAAAGTGAAGATAACCTCAGAGAAATGATAGCTCAGAAACAGAAGGGTCATTAG
- the Pfdn1 gene encoding prefoldin subunit 1 isoform X2: MASIPVDLELKKAFQELQTKMIETTQKLKMSDIQIESLKKTIQHAKLTDSEILSLPADTRMYQGLGRTFLLTTPQDIKKDIEEKIKTSDEKIKNLESNKVYLEKSLKESEDNLREMIAQKQKGH, from the exons ATGGCGTCAATTCCTGTAGATTTAGAGTTAAAAAAG GCTTTCCAGGAGCTACAAACAAAAATGATTGAGACTACACAGAAACTGAAAATGTCTGATATTCAAATTGAGAGTTTGAAGAAAACTATTCAACATGCTAAATTAACAGATAGTGAAATATTAAGTTTACCAGCAGATACTAGGATGTATCAAGGCTTAGGAAGAAC gTTTCTACTAACTACTCCCCAAGATATCAAGAAAGATATTGAAGAAAAAATCAAGACATCAGATGAAAAGATTAAGAACTTAGAG AGTAACAAGGTTTACTTAGAGAAGAGCTTAAAAGAAAGTGAAGATAACCTCAGAGAAATGATAGCTCAGAAACAGAAGGGTCATTAG